In Bos taurus isolate L1 Dominette 01449 registration number 42190680 breed Hereford chromosome 13, ARS-UCD2.0, whole genome shotgun sequence, the DNA window CAGACCACAACTTCTCCCTCTCCTTTGACCTTGGACATGTCATCTCACTTGGGATTCACTTTCTTTGTTGCAAAGAGACAGTGACCTGAGCCTCTCAAGGACGATGAGcaggatgggatgggggtggacCAAGTTTAAGAAGAGTCCTTCTCGGGGGCCTCCCCTTCTGTGCCCCAGGGTCTAGCCTCGCGGCATGTCATGTTGAACTTGGCCCTTTGTGGCTCCGGGCGAGGCACGTTCTCCTGCGGACCAGGAGGTGCCACCGAGCAGGTCCTCCCCCAGGAGTCCTGGTTCAGTGAGCAGAGGAACAGGGGGGCTGGCAGGGAAgcagggggaggtggggagggggagcagagAAGCTTGACAAGAGGAGACATCAGAGACCCAGACCCAGAAAGGCGGGGGCCCTCTGGGGTCTGTGCCAGGTTCTCCACGATCACAGGCACTGGGAGTGAACTAGGCAGGCCCTTCCACATTCGTTCTGGTTTATTTGACAGGGACAGGTTGTTCAGATACTGGCTGGACAGGGTGGCATTCCTGTTGATATCCTTGTGTCCAGGGTCAGGTCCTTATCTTCAGCCGCAGGTACAGTGTCTGCGGAGATGGCTGGGGGGGCAAGATGTAAGGCCCCAGGCTCTCTGACTCACAGGACGTTCATGCAAATGTTCCCGCAGAAGGTTGAACAGCATATGGTATTTTGTGGACAGTGCTGGAAGTATGAACAGTGGTTCCCACAAGTAAATTCCGTGGGCCGCTTCGTACAGGCTTTAGCTTTGAGATCTAAAAAGAGCAGGAGCAGAAGCAGGGTCAATGGAACCAGGTTTCTCAGAGAACTCCTCTCGAGTTGAAAGCCCCCCAGAGATCTGAGACCTCAAAATCTACTCAGGAGACACTTGGACTTTTCAGGGAACTCACCTCCGCCCTTCACCAGATCCTGGTGATGGGTAGTATCTTAAATCCATTCCTCCTACTCTTCCCCAATAGACCTCGATGCCTGGACTTCCTGGACTCTCTCCATAATCCTGCAACAGGACTCTGTCTCCCATATTTGTCATGGCCTTGGCCAAGTCACCTCCACAGAACCTGCACCTGATCCCTGAGAACTCCACAAAGGCGAGGATGACCTGCTAACTCTCCCCTACTCTCCACAATCCGTGGGGACCAGAGAGGAAGATGAACTTGCCCCTTCGTCGTCTCTCTCCTCTCATGCTGCCACTGTCTGCTCCATCCCTGCCGCTTCCCAGCAAAGTAGCACCCTCAGTGTTTCCCTTCCACTCTCAGCATCCTACTCCCTCTGAGATAAATTTACCTTGACCCTTGCACCCCAAATGTTGCTCTCCCACGTACTTTCATTCTACACCTGCTCCCCTGAATGTCTCAGAATGTTTACCTGTCACCTGTGTGCATAAACCAAAGAATAGCTGTTTGTTTTCCCACCTGATTCTCGCTCAGGTGTATCTTTCCCTGTTGTAGGTACCACATGTCTCTGGATTTGAGGGATGGGGAATGAAAAGATGCAGtttccccctccaccccctcaTCACTCTTCCCAGAGCCAGATAAAGAGGCTGGAGGGCCGTGGTTTGGGAAGAACCAGAGTCTTCACAGTGCTGTGGTCCGACCGAATAGGATGTGCCGGAAAGTTCGAACTCCCAGGTCCTCCTTAGACTGGACGGGtcacccctcccccgccccctcccgccccctcccccaccacctacGATTTGTCTTCTGGCTGTGTTGCCCTCCTGGGGCCTGCAGCAGCAGAACGCAGAGGAgcagcagagcctgggctctcATGACTCTGGCCAGAGTGGTGAGCCCTCTTCTGGCCCGGACTCCCCTGGAGAGCTGAgttgggagagggaagaggagaaaggaaggtgATCCTGGGCTCCTCGCTGCCTCTCCTGGCCAAGCCAGGGTAGAGCAAGGAGTTCTTGCTCCTCACGTGGCCTGCCCCTCACCACGGCCCACTCCTGTGGCACTGGGGCTGCTACAGGGACGGTCCTCCTCTCACAGCTAATCTTCTCCTTTTGTAAACAGACCattttttctgcaaaaaaaaactgtaggtctatattttttttataaaataatttacagaagaaattaaagaaggaaCATAGTTTAAAAGATACGGAAACAACCAAAGTCTAACCATAGGTggctggataaagaagatgtgatacatatatatgatggaatatcattcagccacgAGAAAGAAGGAAGTCCTGGCATTGATTACAACTTGGATGAAACTTGAGGCATTAggataagtgaaaaaagccagacaggAAAAGATAAATGATATCACATATGTGTTATCTAAAAAACGgaattcatagaaacaaagagTAGTATTGTGGTTCATAGGAGCTGAGGTTGGGGGACAAGAGGAGATTTGGGGAAATGGtccaaactttcagttataaaattaataaattctgGGAACGGAATGTACAGCCTAGTGATTACAACTAATCTTAGTGTATTATATACCTGAAAGTTCCTAACAGAATACATCTTAAATGTTAtcatcattaaaaagaaatgatgggaacttccctgatggtccagtggttaagaatcctccttggaTTGCAGAGgatgaggttcaatccctggctgcagaaataagatcctgcatgccacagagtgtaccaaaaaaaaaagggagggggcaaTAAAGTTCCAAGAGGAAAAATACAACTGATACAactgtcattatttgcagatgatgttGAATACATTGAACACTGAAAAGAACACATCAAGATATTACGGTAAACAATGCGAGAGTTTATCAAGATAACTGGCTACAGATCAATACACAAAAGTCATGTATCTACATTAGCAGCAAACGAAAAGGCATAATTAAAAAGTTAGGATGCTGTTTACAATTTTAACAGTTCAAACCTCtaggaataaatataacaaaGACAAGCCAGAACTCTACGTAGAAGAACTTATTAAAACTTTGTGAAAGGATATTAACAAGACAGAGATAGATGAGAGACCTGACAAGGTCAGGATGAGGGGGGTGATGAGAGTGTGGATTTGAAAATGCTACCTGGCCCTGCAGTGGGTGTGGTTGGGACGTGCCCCGATTTCTGCCAAAGCCTCCTGATTGGTGGACACGGTGTAAGGCAGTCACAGCTCCTTGCCTTCACTTTGCCTTCTGTTCTAAGCTGTGCCTGGTCACAGCTTTGACCAGGACTTGCCCACCCATCCTACCAGCAGCATGAAGCCTGCGCTGTTTCTCCAGCTCCTGCTGTTGACTCACGTAGCATCGCAGCTGGTGTCTGGGAGTCCCAAGCAACATTTTAGGAGTAGGTGCTGGGTCTGGGCCCAGGGGAGGGAAGAAGCATCTGGACAGATGAGAGGATGTGAGGGATTGGTACATCTCATGAAAAAATACAGTTTCGTGTTCAAGAGTCCAAGTTTGATTGTCAGCAATATCTAGGTTTGAATCCCTGTTCTGTTTCACACTGAGTGAGCTTAAGTAGAGTGGATTTTATCTTTGTGATGGATAGAATAATAGTGGGGTAGTTGGGAGAAGAAACGGAGACTATGCATGTAGACATAGAGTGCCCCTGCTGAACCAGggtaagtgctcagtaagtattAACTACTGTCAATGTTATCACCTCCATCATCCAGCTTCTTCATGGATGCTTGGGCCAACTATTCAAGCattgaaacagagaggaaaattaAGTTGGCAGAATTCAACCTGCGACCTACATAATCTTAGCCTGAGAGGATATTTTGGGAGGAAAGGAAGCAAAGTGTTGCATTACATGACCCATGTTAAATGCTCAGAGGTGCCTGCACAGGTATCAGTGATTAGCATCCACGGGAAGGTGTCAGGTTCATCTCTGCAGCCACTGTTGCCTAGCTCCAACCAAATAAGAGCTCTGGCCACAGCTGTTATTCGTTATCCCTGCACTTCTCCATAGGAGACGTAGCTTCAGAATACTGCAGGCTCAGGAGAGGACTGAGTGTCCTGTCTCATGTACCTAGGGAGCACGGTCCTATGTTAGGTTCTCAGAGACAGAGTCCAGGTTTAACCAAGGAAGGCTAAACAAGCTGCAAGAAAACAGGGGTATCCAGGATAGGGGCTAGCTGGAGAACCAAAGACTAAAATTTGAGGAAAGGGAGACACGGAGGCTTTATGAAAGATTGGTAAGTACCATATTGAGGTTAGGACCAGATACCCTTAAAAGGAAGCAAAACTTGAGAAGGTCAACCTCTCTGAGATTCCTGGCTCATGGACTCTTTTCCCACAGTGTTCCACTGAGCCCCAAGCTCTCCAAAGTGGGGATCAgctccaatttctttttttaagtttttggttgtgttggtcttcattgctgcacgagGGATTTTTCCAGTTTCAGCAAGCAAAAGCTACTCCATCGCAGTGCACAGGTTGCCTGTGGCGGTGGTTTCTGtcgtcgtggagcacaggcttaggcACACTGGCTTTgtagttgcagcatacaggctCGGTAATCGTGGTGCTAGGGCCTAGTGgctccgcggcatgtggaatcctcccagaccagggactgaacccgtgacccctgcattggcaggcagattcttaatcactgaaccaccagggaagcccaatttcttGCACTGATCCAGTGAGCTAAAGGATGACAGGCTGAGTACTGAgtactgtgtgttagtcactcagtcgtgtccaactctttgtgaccccatggactgtacagcccaccaagctcttttgtccatgggattttccaggcaaggatactggagtgggttgccatttccttctccaggggatcttcctgacccagggatcaaacccaggtctcttgcattgcagtcggatgctttaccgtctgagctactagggaaacccTGGTCTCTGCCAGACTGTCATCAGCCTGGGTCTTGGCTTCTTACTCACCTTCTCTGGTGTCATTTGCTATTACTGTTATAGCCCCAGCTTTATTCACCACTTACTCCTTTTAGATCAGCATGATATCCTACAGATCCCCTTATAATTGCAAATACCTGCAGAGCAGTAAACCAACAAAGACTTATAGAATGCTCTTCCTATGACAAGTCAAAAGGGACAAAATTAAGATCTGGCAGGGCTTGACTAAAGGAGTTAATGGGTTCGTTCTTAATGCCTTAGAGTTCAGGAACAGAGAGAATATTGTGAGCTGGAGCATTGGGGCAGGATCCCCTGGTAGAGGTGCTCTTGACTTTGATCTAATTTCTGGTAGATGGGGTAAAGGAATGTCTACTTATTCTTCTCCAACAATAGAAAGTGGGGGGCCATGGACTCTGACCTCTCAATCACTAGAGACCTGGGAAGATGACCAGCTGATCTTTGCACCCCGTTCTGAAATACCCATCCTTCTTCCCATGAAAGAAGTCATCCCCAGAACTCATTTGAGATTTGGGTTCTAGCATTCTGATGCCAATAACTTGAGTGTGCTAAGCGGTCTTCATCAATTTCAAAAATCATCCCTTTTACTCATTCTTCCTATGCACAAATAACATGTTAGGTCAAACCCTAGGATA includes these proteins:
- the WFDC10B gene encoding protein WFDC10B, with amino-acid sequence MRAQALLLLCVLLLQAPGGQHSQKTNHLKAKACTKRPTEFTCGNHCSYFQHCPQNTICCSTFCGNICMNVL